One segment of Gopherus evgoodei ecotype Sinaloan lineage chromosome 20, rGopEvg1_v1.p, whole genome shotgun sequence DNA contains the following:
- the CITED4 gene encoding cbp/p300-interacting transactivator 4, which yields MADHMMMSMSHGVNGLQNYRMGMNGLQGPPQHGQHVLRTLPTTNQMMQYGGASMDGSMRPRPNISGQMGHHQMPNTMMFNSPSQQQQYLGPVGTQQLMASMHLQKLNTQYQGHPLMGMNNGPMAAGAQQYRVVPSQHPGMQHMPSPALTLNGMDTDLIDEEVLTSLVQELGLDRIQELPELFLGQNEFDFISDFVSKQQPSAISC from the coding sequence ATGGCAGATCACATGATGATGTCAATGAGCCATGGAGTTAATGGGCTCCAGAATTACCGCATGGGAATGAATGGGCTGCAGGGACCCCCCCAGCATGGGCAGCATGTGCTAAGGACTCTACCTACGACCAACCAGATGATGCAGTACGGAGGGGCCAGCATGGATGGGAGCATGAGGCCAAGACCCAATATCAGTGGACAAATGGGCCACCATCAAATGCCTAATACTATGATGTTCAACAGTCCGAGCCAGCAGCAGCAATACCTGGGGCCTGTGGGCACTCAGCAGCTTATGGCCAGCATGCACTTACAGAAACTCAACACCCAGTATCAAGGGCACCCTCTAATGGGCATGAACAATGGTCCCATGGCAGCAGGTGCCCAGCAATACAGAGTGGTGCCTAGTCAGCACCCTGGCATGCAGCACATGCCCTCACCAGCTCTGACCTTGAATGGTATGGACACTGATCTCATAGATGAGGAGGTCTTGACGTCTCTGGTCCAGGAACTGGGTTTGGACCGGattcaggagctgcctgagctcttCTTGGGACAGAATGAATTTGACTTCATTTCAGACTTTGTCAGCAAACAGCAGCCCAGTGCCATCAGCTGCTGA